The Saccharopolyspora gloriosae genome window below encodes:
- a CDS encoding TetR/AcrR family transcriptional regulator yields the protein MSTTDKSGASMRDRLVETAVRLLVEEGPAVLQARRLAREVDASTMAVYHHFGGMPQLLAAVVDEGFRRLDGRLAAVPITDDPITDLGGLALAYRAAARDNPHLYDLMFGLPASGGSAGESEVAERAYGHLVAAADRAVGAGRIREQEPARAAAQLWSMLHGYVTLELSGHFDRFDDLEQVFIPMAVNLIVGLGDASDRAARSWSRIQH from the coding sequence GTGAGCACCACGGACAAGAGCGGCGCGAGCATGCGGGATCGGCTCGTGGAGACCGCGGTACGACTGCTCGTCGAAGAAGGTCCGGCGGTGCTGCAGGCCCGCAGGCTCGCGCGCGAGGTCGACGCGTCGACGATGGCCGTCTACCACCACTTCGGCGGGATGCCGCAGCTGCTCGCCGCGGTCGTCGACGAGGGCTTCCGGCGATTGGACGGCCGCCTCGCGGCGGTGCCGATCACCGACGACCCCATCACCGATCTGGGCGGCCTCGCGCTGGCCTACCGCGCCGCCGCTCGGGACAACCCCCACCTCTACGACCTGATGTTCGGCCTACCGGCGTCCGGGGGTTCCGCCGGCGAGTCGGAGGTGGCCGAGCGCGCCTACGGGCATCTCGTCGCCGCCGCCGACCGGGCCGTCGGCGCGGGCCGGATCCGGGAGCAGGAACCGGCCCGCGCCGCCGCGCAGCTGTGGAGCATGCTGCACGGTTACGTGACCCTCGAACTGTCCGGGCACTTCGACCGGTTCGACGATCTGGAGCAGGTGTTCATCCCGATGGCCGTCAACCTGATCGTCGGCTTGGGGGACGCGTCCGATCGCGCCGCGCGTTCCTGGTCCCGGATTCAGCACTGA
- a CDS encoding carotenoid oxygenase family protein, with protein sequence MSDNPYLNGNFAPVTQEHTLTEVAVTGSIPEHLDGRYLRNGPNPLGEVDPATYHWFMGDGMVHGLRLRDGRAEWYRNRWVRSPEVAARLGEPLPGGRKHRAGLNTLGANTNVIEHAGRTLALVEGGVANYELTDELDTVGPCDFDGTLTGGYTAHPKRDPATGELHAVSYFFGRGNTVQYSVIGVDGRCRRSVDIEVTGSPMMHDFSLTENHVVFYDLPVTFDVREASRTTVPPLLRRPAQLVLSAIIGKVRVPDPIAAMAADRGGANTGFPYRWDPRYPARVGVMPRDGGSADVRWFEVEPCYVFHPMNAYDDGATVVLDVVRHPKMFDADRRGPDDGPPALDRWTVDLTAGKVREQRLDDRPQEFPRVDERLVGRRHRYGYAPAVGRRLEQGSALLKHDLREGTTTTREFPPGTEIGEFVFEPRTPDSTEDDGVLMGFVHDKRESRSDLLILDAAGLDTVAAVHLPTRVPNGFHGNWVPTGR encoded by the coding sequence ATGAGCGACAACCCCTACCTGAACGGCAACTTCGCCCCCGTCACCCAGGAGCACACGCTGACCGAGGTGGCCGTCACCGGGTCGATCCCGGAACACCTCGACGGGCGCTACCTGCGCAACGGCCCCAACCCGCTCGGCGAAGTCGATCCGGCCACCTACCACTGGTTCATGGGCGACGGCATGGTGCACGGGCTCCGGCTGCGCGACGGCCGCGCCGAGTGGTACCGGAACCGGTGGGTGCGCTCGCCGGAAGTCGCCGCACGGCTCGGCGAACCCCTGCCGGGCGGCCGCAAGCACCGGGCCGGGCTGAACACGCTCGGCGCGAACACCAACGTCATCGAGCACGCCGGGCGCACCCTGGCGCTCGTCGAAGGCGGCGTCGCGAACTACGAGCTCACCGACGAGCTCGACACCGTCGGCCCGTGCGACTTCGACGGCACCTTGACCGGCGGCTACACCGCCCACCCCAAGCGGGACCCCGCCACCGGCGAGCTGCACGCCGTGTCGTACTTCTTCGGCCGCGGCAACACCGTGCAGTACTCGGTCATCGGCGTCGACGGCCGGTGCAGGCGCAGCGTCGACATCGAGGTCACCGGATCGCCGATGATGCACGACTTCTCGCTGACCGAGAACCACGTGGTGTTCTACGACTTACCCGTCACCTTCGACGTCCGGGAGGCTTCGCGGACCACGGTGCCGCCGCTGCTGCGCAGGCCCGCGCAACTGGTGCTGTCCGCGATCATCGGCAAGGTCCGGGTGCCCGATCCGATCGCCGCGATGGCCGCCGACCGGGGCGGCGCCAACACCGGGTTCCCGTACCGCTGGGACCCGCGCTACCCGGCGCGGGTCGGCGTCATGCCGCGCGACGGCGGCAGTGCCGACGTGCGCTGGTTCGAGGTCGAACCGTGCTACGTCTTCCACCCCATGAACGCCTACGACGACGGCGCGACCGTGGTGCTCGACGTGGTGCGGCACCCGAAGATGTTCGACGCCGACCGGCGCGGCCCCGACGACGGGCCGCCCGCGCTGGATCGCTGGACCGTCGACCTCACCGCCGGGAAGGTGCGCGAACAACGCCTCGACGATCGGCCCCAGGAATTCCCCAGGGTCGACGAACGACTCGTCGGACGGCGGCACCGCTACGGCTACGCGCCCGCGGTCGGGCGCAGACTGGAGCAGGGATCCGCCCTGCTCAAGCACGACCTGCGGGAGGGCACGACCACGACGCGGGAGTTCCCGCCCGGCACGGAGATCGGCGAGTTCGTCTTCGAACCCCGCACCCCGGATTCCACCGAGGACGACGGCGTCCTGATGGGCTTCGTCCACGACAAGCGGGAATCCCGCAGCGACCTGCTGATCCTCGACGCGGCCGGCCTCGACACCGTCGCCGCGGTGCACCTGCCCACCCGGGTGCCGAACGGTTTCCACGGGAACTGGGTCCCCACCGGACGATGA
- a CDS encoding IclR family transcriptional regulator, with protein sequence MVRAVADGATDLRALVERTGLGRSTAHRLAQLLVREGYLRTGRDGYALGPTLIELGFQALHGNPLPVVARPVLEELSEQLQDTVHLAVRDGASVLYLDKLPGSRGAEMRSRIGHRMPLTRTGVGMALLLDSPQEWEPLYEAETPVEPGAARGGDIDAFTARMREYVDSQVAMDTEDNEPGIRCVAAPIRDAAGDLVGAISVSATRPYMPAARMRGLVKVVGRSAQGISAALGHRAS encoded by the coding sequence GTGGTCCGCGCCGTCGCCGACGGCGCCACCGACCTGCGGGCCCTCGTCGAGCGCACCGGTCTGGGCCGCAGCACCGCGCACCGGCTGGCGCAGCTGCTGGTCCGGGAGGGGTACTTGCGCACCGGCCGGGACGGCTACGCGCTCGGGCCGACGCTGATCGAACTCGGATTCCAGGCGCTGCACGGCAATCCGCTGCCGGTGGTGGCGCGGCCCGTGCTGGAGGAGCTCTCTGAGCAGTTGCAGGACACCGTGCACCTCGCCGTCCGCGACGGCGCCTCGGTGCTCTACCTCGACAAGCTGCCCGGTTCCCGGGGTGCGGAGATGCGTTCGCGCATCGGGCACCGGATGCCGCTGACCCGCACCGGGGTCGGCATGGCGCTGCTGCTGGACTCGCCGCAGGAGTGGGAACCGTTGTACGAAGCCGAAACCCCGGTCGAACCCGGCGCGGCGCGCGGCGGGGACATCGACGCGTTCACCGCCAGGATGCGCGAGTACGTCGACTCGCAGGTGGCGATGGACACCGAGGACAACGAGCCGGGCATCCGCTGCGTCGCGGCGCCGATCCGGGACGCGGCGGGCGACCTGGTCGGCGCGATCAGCGTCTCGGCGACCCGGCCGTACATGCCCGCCGCCCGGATGCGCGGCCTGGTGAAGGTGGTCGGCCGCAGCGCCCAGGGCATTTCGGCCGCCCTGGGCCATCGCGCATCGTGA
- a CDS encoding 2-dehydro-3-deoxygalactonokinase, with protein MTDAAASLIALDWGTTAQRAWLLDGDGGILATRRPELGLLPTTAGLDVRDADARARAYETAFWSACGEWVTAHPELPVLACGMVGSAQGWAEAGYLTAPAELRFGSGALTRVEHRGGAAHLVPGLRTPSQHGRPGDVIRGEETQIVGALEALGSPAEAVTLVLPGTHGKWVRVDGGKVVSFATAMSGELFGLLTTGGILARTAAGARRDDAAFARGLAADRSRGLSTELFGARPLVLDGLLDPASVPDYVSGVLIADEVGHLAPTVGAGPVVLCGTEDLCRRYAAALAAHDIVPTVLTEDVAARGLWRIALSTGLLGSSGRNGS; from the coding sequence ATGACCGACGCCGCTGCGAGCCTGATCGCGCTCGATTGGGGGACCACCGCCCAGCGCGCCTGGCTGCTCGACGGCGACGGCGGAATCCTCGCCACCCGCCGACCCGAACTGGGCCTGCTGCCGACCACGGCGGGGCTCGACGTCCGCGACGCCGACGCGCGGGCCCGCGCGTACGAGACCGCGTTCTGGTCGGCGTGCGGCGAGTGGGTCACCGCGCACCCGGAGCTGCCGGTGCTCGCGTGCGGGATGGTCGGCAGCGCGCAGGGCTGGGCCGAGGCGGGCTACCTCACCGCCCCCGCCGAGCTCCGCTTCGGCTCCGGCGCGCTCACGCGGGTCGAGCACCGCGGCGGTGCCGCCCACCTCGTTCCCGGGCTGCGGACACCGTCCCAGCACGGCCGCCCGGGCGACGTCATCCGCGGCGAGGAGACCCAGATCGTCGGTGCGCTGGAGGCACTGGGCTCCCCCGCCGAGGCGGTCACGCTGGTGCTGCCCGGCACGCACGGCAAGTGGGTGCGGGTGGACGGCGGCAAGGTCGTCTCGTTCGCCACGGCGATGTCCGGCGAGCTGTTCGGCCTGCTCACCACCGGCGGCATCCTCGCCCGCACCGCCGCCGGAGCGCGCCGCGACGACGCGGCGTTCGCGCGCGGACTGGCCGCCGACCGTTCGCGCGGACTGTCCACCGAACTCTTCGGCGCCCGGCCGCTGGTGCTCGACGGGCTGCTCGATCCGGCCTCGGTGCCCGACTACGTCTCCGGCGTGCTCATCGCCGACGAGGTCGGCCACCTCGCGCCGACCGTCGGCGCGGGCCCGGTGGTGCTGTGCGGCACCGAGGACCTGTGCCGCCGGTACGCGGCGGCACTGGCCGCGCACGACATCGTCCCGACCGTGCTCACCGAGGACGTGGCGGCGCGCGGGCTGTGGCGGATCGCGCTGTCGACCGGACTCCTGGGCTCGTCCGGGCGGAACGGGTCATGA
- a CDS encoding 2-dehydro-3-deoxy-6-phosphogalactonate aldolase, with amino-acid sequence MASTGLVAILRGVTPGDVAGIGEVLADEGIDAIEVPLNSPEPFTSVARLAAAVGDRCVVGAGTVLDVEDVARARDAGARIVVAPNADGAVIAAAVDAGLRPYPGVATPTEAFAAVAAGARHLKLFPADSIGIAGMKAWRAVLPPDVELLPVGGVDETGLAAWAAAGAGGAGLGSALYRPGDGPERVRARAAAFRRAWTAGTG; translated from the coding sequence ATGGCAAGCACCGGACTGGTCGCGATCCTGCGCGGCGTCACCCCCGGCGACGTGGCCGGCATCGGCGAAGTCCTCGCCGACGAGGGCATCGACGCCATCGAAGTACCGCTGAACTCCCCGGAGCCGTTCACCTCGGTCGCGCGCCTCGCCGCCGCCGTGGGCGACCGGTGCGTGGTGGGCGCCGGCACCGTGCTCGACGTGGAGGACGTGGCGCGCGCCCGCGACGCCGGTGCGCGGATCGTCGTCGCGCCCAACGCGGATGGCGCGGTCATCGCGGCGGCCGTGGACGCGGGGCTGCGCCCCTACCCCGGCGTGGCCACGCCGACCGAGGCGTTCGCCGCCGTCGCCGCCGGAGCACGCCACCTCAAGCTGTTCCCCGCCGACTCGATCGGCATCGCCGGGATGAAGGCGTGGCGCGCGGTCCTGCCGCCCGACGTCGAACTGCTCCCCGTCGGCGGAGTCGACGAGACCGGCCTCGCCGCCTGGGCGGCGGCCGGAGCGGGCGGCGCGGGCCTCGGCTCCGCGCTCTACCGGCCGGGCGACGGTCCCGAACGGGTCCGCGCCCGAGCAGCCGCGTTCCGCCGGGCCTGGACCGCCGGAACCGGCTGA
- the dgoD gene encoding galactonate dehydratase translates to MKITSMTTYQVPPRWLFLKIETDEGVVGWGEPVLEGRADAVAATVDELSDYLIGQDPSRIEDIWTVLYRGGFYRGGGIHMSALAGIDQALWDIRGKALGVPVHDLLGGRVRDRIKVYSWIGGDRPAETAQAAAAVVERGFTAVKMNGTQELQYLDSWAEVDRCVANVAAVREAVGPDIGIGVDFHGRVHRPMAKVLLRELEPYRLMFVEEPVLSEHLDDFAGVLRGSPIPIALGERLYSRWDFKSVLASGAVDIVQPDPSHCGGITEARKIAHMAEAHDVALALHCPLGPIALAACLQIDAGCHNATIQEQSLGIHYNTSNDLLDYLVDPAVFTYDAGQVAIPTGPGLGIEINEAYVAERAAEGHRWRNPVWRHADGSVAEW, encoded by the coding sequence ATGAAGATCACGTCAATGACGACATATCAGGTTCCGCCGCGCTGGCTGTTCCTGAAGATCGAGACCGACGAAGGCGTCGTCGGGTGGGGCGAGCCGGTCCTGGAGGGCCGCGCCGACGCGGTGGCCGCCACCGTCGACGAGCTCTCCGACTACCTCATCGGCCAGGACCCGTCCCGGATCGAGGACATCTGGACGGTGCTCTACCGCGGCGGGTTCTACCGGGGCGGCGGCATCCACATGAGCGCGCTCGCCGGGATCGACCAGGCGCTGTGGGACATCCGCGGCAAGGCGCTCGGGGTGCCGGTGCACGACCTGCTCGGCGGCCGGGTGCGGGACCGGATCAAGGTCTACTCGTGGATCGGCGGCGACCGCCCCGCCGAGACCGCGCAGGCCGCCGCCGCGGTGGTCGAACGCGGCTTCACCGCGGTGAAGATGAACGGCACCCAGGAACTCCAGTACCTGGACAGCTGGGCCGAGGTCGACCGGTGCGTGGCCAACGTCGCCGCGGTGCGGGAGGCCGTCGGCCCCGACATCGGCATCGGCGTGGACTTCCACGGCCGCGTGCACCGGCCGATGGCCAAGGTGCTGCTGCGCGAGTTGGAGCCCTACCGGTTGATGTTCGTCGAGGAACCGGTGCTCTCCGAGCACCTGGACGATTTCGCCGGCGTGCTGCGGGGTTCGCCGATCCCGATCGCGCTGGGCGAGCGGCTGTACTCGCGGTGGGACTTCAAGTCGGTGCTGGCCTCCGGGGCGGTGGACATCGTGCAGCCCGACCCGTCGCACTGCGGCGGGATCACCGAGGCCCGCAAGATCGCGCACATGGCGGAGGCCCACGACGTGGCGCTGGCGCTGCACTGCCCGCTCGGGCCGATCGCGCTGGCCGCCTGCCTGCAGATCGACGCGGGCTGCCACAACGCCACGATCCAGGAGCAGAGCCTCGGCATCCACTACAACACCTCCAACGACCTGCTGGACTACCTGGTCGACCCGGCGGTGTTCACCTACGACGCCGGGCAGGTCGCGATCCCGACCGGACCCGGACTGGGCATCGAGATCAACGAGGCCTACGTCGCCGAGCGCGCCGCCGAAGGGCACCGCTGGCGCAACCCGGTGTGGCGGCACGCCGACGGATCCGTGGCGGAGTGGTGA
- a CDS encoding MFS transporter has translation MTDTATTARSASRARVLIAVLLFGTVVINYLDRSNLSIALPAIAEEMDLSKAQQGLLLSAFGWTYAAMQLPGGWLVDRIRPRVLYPLCLVLWSLATVFMGMVGGFVALIVLRLLVGACEAPAYPINSRVATVWFPERERATAIGFYTSGQFIGLAMLTPVLSWLQAAVSWHWVFILTGLVGIVWGAVWYLAYREPRESRANAAEIELISSGGGLVDLVDEQPKRARITRGDLATVLGRRKLWGIYLGQFCLTSTLWFFLTWFPTYLVEYRGMDYIESGFLAALPFVAALIGVLTSGVVSDFLLRRGTSLGLARKAPIVVGLLLSTLMVGASFTDSTALVIVFLSVAFFGNGLASITWSLVSALAPERLLGLTGGMFNFIGNLSSIATPIVIGFLVTDVSFTPAFAYMTAVTLLGILSYVVLVGRVERVTER, from the coding sequence ATGACCGACACCGCAACGACCGCTCGCTCCGCTTCCCGCGCCCGCGTGCTCATCGCGGTGCTGCTGTTCGGCACCGTCGTGATCAACTACCTGGACCGCTCGAACCTCTCGATCGCGCTGCCCGCCATCGCCGAGGAGATGGACCTGTCGAAGGCCCAGCAGGGCCTGCTGCTCTCGGCGTTCGGCTGGACCTACGCGGCGATGCAGCTGCCCGGCGGCTGGCTCGTGGACCGGATCCGGCCGCGCGTGCTCTACCCGCTGTGCCTGGTGCTGTGGTCGCTGGCGACGGTGTTCATGGGCATGGTCGGCGGTTTCGTCGCGCTGATCGTCTTACGGCTGCTGGTCGGCGCCTGCGAAGCCCCCGCCTACCCGATCAACAGCCGGGTCGCCACGGTGTGGTTCCCGGAGCGGGAACGCGCGACCGCGATCGGCTTCTACACGTCCGGCCAGTTCATCGGCCTCGCGATGCTGACTCCGGTGCTGTCGTGGTTGCAGGCCGCGGTGTCCTGGCACTGGGTCTTCATCCTCACCGGCCTGGTCGGGATCGTCTGGGGCGCCGTCTGGTACCTCGCCTACCGGGAACCGCGCGAGTCGCGGGCCAACGCCGCCGAGATCGAGCTGATCAGCTCCGGCGGCGGGCTGGTCGACCTCGTCGACGAGCAGCCCAAACGCGCCCGGATCACCCGCGGCGACCTCGCCACCGTGCTCGGGCGGCGGAAGCTGTGGGGCATCTACCTGGGCCAGTTCTGCCTGACCTCGACGCTGTGGTTCTTCCTCACCTGGTTCCCGACCTACCTGGTGGAGTACCGCGGCATGGACTACATCGAGTCCGGTTTCCTCGCCGCGCTGCCGTTCGTGGCCGCGCTGATCGGAGTGCTGACCTCGGGCGTCGTCTCGGACTTCCTGCTGCGCCGGGGAACGTCGCTCGGCCTGGCGCGCAAGGCGCCCATCGTCGTCGGCCTGCTGCTGAGCACGCTGATGGTGGGCGCGAGCTTCACCGACTCGACGGCCCTGGTGATCGTGTTCCTGTCGGTGGCGTTCTTCGGCAACGGCCTCGCCTCCATCACCTGGTCGCTCGTGTCGGCGCTGGCACCGGAACGGCTGCTCGGGCTCACCGGCGGCATGTTCAACTTCATCGGCAACCTGTCGTCGATCGCGACGCCGATCGTGATCGGGTTCCTGGTCACCGACGTCAGCTTCACCCCGGCCTTCGCCTACATGACCGCGGTCACCCTG